The Patescibacteria group bacterium region TCTAAGACTGGCGGCCTCGCTGATGTGGCACGTAGTCTGCCCAAAGCCTTACATCGTTTGGGCCATCAAGTCAGGATCATCACTCCTCTCTACGGGCAGATGATCGACAAAAAAAAGAACAAGCTCAAGCTCTTATTTGCAAACGTTCCCGTTTTTTTGAACTCAGCCGAATCTATCAAGGTTAACTATTGGCAATCTGAGCTTTTACCGGGCCTGCCTGTCTATTTTATCGAGAATAAGAAATATTTTTCTAAGCATAAGCGTTTGTATGGTTCTAGCCACGAAAACGCTCGTTTTTTAGTTTTTAATATCGCCGCTTTAAAATTAATCTCTTTGCTTAAGTTCCCGGCGGATATCGTCCATTGCCACGATTGGCAGACAGGTTTGATCCCTTATTACCTCAAGACTGATTTCCGCTATTCCAAGACCCTGAAGAATGCCAAGACTATTTTCACCATCCATAACCTTATTTTCCAATTAGGTCATAACTGGTGGGAAATCCCTCCGGAAAAGAAGGATTATGGTCGCACCCGGATTCCCCATCTAAGCGATCCCAATCTAGAGAATATTAATTTTGCCAAACGGGCCATCTTGTCGGCCGATATCATTAATACCGTCAGCGAACAGTATCGGGAAGAAATCATGACTAAAAAATTCGGACAGGATTTGAATCGCATTTTACTAAATCGCCAGAAGCGCCTGTTCGGGATAATCAATGGCATTGATTATAATGCTTATAACCCTCAGAATGACAAGGCGTTAGTGCGCCGCTATAATCACCAATCCCTGCTTGGCAAGTTTGATAATAAGAGGGCCTTGCAGAAGAAGTTTGGTTTGCCGCTTAACCCGGAGCTGCCGATTTTTTGCACGACTTCGCGGGTTACTTTCCAGAAAGGTTTCGCCTTGATTCTGAAAATATCACAGCAACTAATGCGTCTGGATGCCCAATTCATCATTATTGGTGCTGGAGATAAGCATTATTTGAAAGACTTGCAGAAGCTAGCTAAAAAATATCCGAAAAAACTAGTAGTTATTCCTTCCCATGAAAAAAATCAAAAGTATGAGACCTTGGTTTACGCTGGTTCTGATTTTTTCTTGTTGCCATCCAACCATGAACCTTGTGGCATCAACCAATTGATTGCGATGCGCTATGGCTGTGTGCCGATCGTTCGGGAAATCGGCGGGCTCTATGACACAGTAGAAAATTTTTCTGCTGGTGGCCAGAAAGGGAGCGGCTTCACCTTCAAGCACGAGGATGAGTTCGCTTTCTACGGCGCTATCATCAGGGCTCTGGAGAATTATAAAAATAAGAAACTCTGGCCCAGCCTAGTAAAACGGGTAATGAAGCAATCTAACAGCTGGGAAATACCAGCTAAAAAATATTTAGAGTTATATAAGAAAGTTTTAAAGGCGGACAAAGCCTAAATTTATGTTGTGGCTTAATTTTCTCCATCTATACCAACCAGCTAATCTAGATCCCTATTACATCAAGGAGGCGGCTGATAAGAGCTATCGCCGTTTGGTTAATCTCTTAGAAGAGCATCCCCGTTTGAAATTTACCATAAATATCAGTGCCTGCCTCTTGGATCGTTTAGCTGATATCGGCTATCAAGACCTGTTGCTCCGTTTGCAAAAATTAATTTGTCGCGGCCAGATCGAGCTTGTCGGCTCGGCTGCTTATCACGCTTTTCTTCCTCTCTTACCCGACCAAGAGATTATCAAACAGATTAAGGAGCAAGAACAGATAATAAAAAAGTATTTCGGCCCGGTCAAGTTAAAAGGTTTTTTCTCTCCGGAGATGGCTTATAGCCATAAATTGGGGCGTATCATCAAATCTCTTGGATATAAATGGCTGATATTAGACGAGATAGCTTTTAATGGTAAATTAAATGCTAATCTAGATTTTAGTCGCGTTTATTTAGATAAGAATAGCGGTTTGAAAATTATTTTCCGTGACCGGAAGCTCTCTAATTCCTATGTCCCAGATTCGATTTTAACCCTGCTTAAAGAGGAAAAGAAAAGTATAGCTATCAGCGCTACCGATGGCGAACTGTATGGCCTGCGCCATGAAGACCCGACGGCCGAGTTAGAGAAATTAGCAAAAGCCAATAATTTGCAGAGCCAAATTATTTCTGAATTCATCGCGGATTTTCCCGCGAAATCTTTAGTTTCCGTCAATTTGCGTCCCTCGACCTGGGAATCGACCCCGGCCGAACTGCGCTGGCGCCGACCCTTCTGGCTTTGGCGGGCACCCCAAAACAAGATCCATTCTTATACTTGGCGCTTGGCTGAGCTAGCTATGGATCTTGATGAAAGCTATCAGAAGGATAAGAATCATTATTATTGCCGCTGGCATTTGGTTAGAGGTTTGGCTAGCTGTACTTTCTGGTGGGCCAGCGGTCGTAATTTTTCCCATAATTTCGGCCCCTTAGCCTGGAGTCCGGACGAAGTCGAGCGCGGCCTGAACGACCTGATCCGTTCCGTGCGTTCTCTTCAGGATCCCCGGACTAAAAACGCTAAAATCAAGGCAGAAAAATTATATATCAAAGCCAAGGGCTTGCTGTGGCGCCGCCACTGGGAGAAATATTTTTAAATCTATGAATAAAGGTAATTTATTATTCGATGAGAAATACTTGAACGATTTATTTATTAAGGAAATTTTGCCGCTTTATCCTGATTTCGTGAGCATAGAAAAGATCGAGGTCAAGCCTTATAAGAAATTGATGTGGGAGACCACTTACCATTTAGTAGTTAAATATTTAACTCATTTCATTAATCATGAAGGGGAAGTTGTTAAGGTGCCGATAGTAGCGACAGCCCATAGCAGCGAAGAAAGGGAAAATGTTTTTTTAACCCTATCTTATTTATGGGAACACCATTTAGCTGATCGGGAAATCAGCTTGCCTCGGCCTTTGTTTTATCATTCGGATTTAAGAGCAACTTTTTATCGGGCGATCGAAGGGCGGAATCTCTTATATTTTATAAAAGACCAAGCTTGGCCAGAGATCGAAGATGGCGTAATTAAAGCGGCCAGGCTGTTTGCCAAGCTCCACTCCTTACCTTTGGAGGGAGGCTATCAATTCAATCTCGATAACGCTAGGGTAGCTACGGTTTTGCCAGGAGTAGAGTTTACTTTGAATGAACTTAAGTCTCGTTTTTCTGGGCGTTATTTTGATTTTATAAAATCAGCTTATGAAGTTATCATCGCCAAAGAAAATAACTTCTTAGACAATACTTCTCAGCGTTGGCTAGTCCATGGTGATGCTCACCCCGAGAATCTTATTAAGCTGCCTTCGGGTAAGATCGGCTTAATCGATTTTACTGATTTTTGTCGGGCTGATTTCGCTCGGGATCTAGGCGCCTTCAGTCAGCAACTTGAATACAAGATTATCACCAAGGCGAAGTATGTGGCTGAGGCGGGAAAAATGAAAGACCTTTTTATTAGTGAATATTTTAAGAACTCGCAATTAAAATTAACCCCAGAGATAGCTGAGCGAATAGCCTTGTATTATAATTTTGCCTCCTTGCGCACCACTGTTTATTGGTTGTTAAAGCATGATTGCGACCCGAGTCGAGCTGAATTCTTGATAGATAATATCAGGCGAAGCCTAAACTTGAAAGTTTAAGTTATGTCTTTAGATAAGAAAAAAATCAAGATCGCTCACGTCCATGTTTGGGACCAGAAAAATAAAGGAGACGTGGCTATAGTTTTAGCTGTCCAAGAGCTGCTGAGGAAAAAATTTCCGGCTAGCCGGATTTTAGATTTTCCCGTTGAGACCCTCAAGGAATACGACCAGAAAAAGATTGACCGTATCAACCAAAGCGATGTACTTATCTTCGGCGGCGGCGGTTTATTTTATCATTATTTTTTGCCCTATAACCTTAGAGTGATCGCAGCCATCAAGGTGCCGATAATCATTTTCGGTGTCGGCTATATCCAGGAAATCGGCGCCTCAGGATTAGACGCTACCAAGCTCCATAGCTTGTTGGCTTTGGCCAAGAAAGCCAAGCTAGTCGGAGTGCGCGATTTTTATACTAAGAATTTTTTGTTAAGAAACAAGATGAGTGCTAGGAAGATAGAGCTGATTGGCGATCCAGCCACTTTGCTGAGCGAACAGGTTCCTATGGTTTCTATCCCTAAAGACCGAGTGAAGATAGGTTTGAATTTGAATTATTCTGGTTGGCTTGGTTTTGGTCAGTGGCAGGATGATATTCTCAAGGCTTATCAGGATTTAGCAAATTATTTTATCAAGGAATATAAAGCCAAGGTTTATTATCTTAAACATCATCCCGGGGAAGATAATATTTATCGCGCTTTAAAGATACCGCGTTTGGAAGTAATTGACTTATCGCCTCGGGAACAAAAATATGTTTACGGCCAATTAGACCTGGTTGTCGGCATGATGCTCCATGTCGGGGTTATGTCTTTCGGTGCCTTGACCCCAGAAATAAATGTCGCCTATGATTTGCGTAATTATAGTTTTGCCCGGTTTATCAATTGTCCTGAATTGGTAATCGACCTAGAAAAATTAAAGCATGGGGAGCTGCTTAAAAGCGCAAAAACAGTCTGGTCCGGGCGTGACGCTTATATCAAGAAATTCGAACGTCGGCGGCGGTTTATCAGAGAACAGCAGTTAGCGTTTCTAGATAAGATAGCCAGTCTTTTTTAAAAATATATGCTAGGTAAAGATTTTTCTAAAACTGCCGGTTTCTGGCCGGTATTAGCCGCCCTTTTGGGTAATTTTTTTGTTGGTATCGCCAAGTTTTTCGGTTTCTTAGTATCAGGTTCCGGCGCCCTCTTCTCTGAGTCCATCCATAGTTTGGCAGATACCGCTAACCAGTCGCTTCTTATTATCGGCGTTCGCCGCTCGGTGAAACAACCCACAAAGCTTTTTCCTTATGGCTATGGTCGGGAAAGATTTATCTTTGCTCTAATCTCGGCTTGCGGCATCTTTTTTATCGGCTGTGGTATAACTGTTTATCATGGCTTGAATTCTTTGATCCATCCTGATTTGGTTCACTTTAAGCCGGTTACTCTTTATATCTTGTTTTTAGCCTTATTGATCGAATCCGGCACCCTATGGTTGGCAATCAGAGACATTAGAAAGCATTTCCCTAAAAGCAAATTAAAGATTATTTTGAGGGAAGCGGATCCAACCACCTTAGCTGTCGTCTATGAGGACGGCTTGGCCGTCATCGGCGTTTTAGTAGCCTTAGCTAGTATCGTCCTAACTTATATGACTGGCCAAGTTTATTGGGATGCCATCGGCTCGATTATCATCGGGTTGCTTTTAGGGGTGGCTGCCATCATCCTGATTAATAAGAATCGTCATTATCTGATTACCAAGTCTATTCCCAAAGGCCTGGAAGACGAGCTGATTGAGTTGATCGAAAGCGATCCTTTCGTGGAAAAAGTTTCTGATTTTAAATCAGCCATCTTGGACGTTGATAAGTATCTGATTAAATGCGAT contains the following coding sequences:
- a CDS encoding aminoglycoside phosphotransferase family protein; this translates as MNKGNLLFDEKYLNDLFIKEILPLYPDFVSIEKIEVKPYKKLMWETTYHLVVKYLTHFINHEGEVVKVPIVATAHSSEERENVFLTLSYLWEHHLADREISLPRPLFYHSDLRATFYRAIEGRNLLYFIKDQAWPEIEDGVIKAARLFAKLHSLPLEGGYQFNLDNARVATVLPGVEFTLNELKSRFSGRYFDFIKSAYEVIIAKENNFLDNTSQRWLVHGDAHPENLIKLPSGKIGLIDFTDFCRADFARDLGAFSQQLEYKIITKAKYVAEAGKMKDLFISEYFKNSQLKLTPEIAERIALYYNFASLRTTVYWLLKHDCDPSRAEFLIDNIRRSLNLKV
- a CDS encoding polysaccharide pyruvyl transferase family protein; this translates as MSLDKKKIKIAHVHVWDQKNKGDVAIVLAVQELLRKKFPASRILDFPVETLKEYDQKKIDRINQSDVLIFGGGGLFYHYFLPYNLRVIAAIKVPIIIFGVGYIQEIGASGLDATKLHSLLALAKKAKLVGVRDFYTKNFLLRNKMSARKIELIGDPATLLSEQVPMVSIPKDRVKIGLNLNYSGWLGFGQWQDDILKAYQDLANYFIKEYKAKVYYLKHHPGEDNIYRALKIPRLEVIDLSPREQKYVYGQLDLVVGMMLHVGVMSFGALTPEINVAYDLRNYSFARFINCPELVIDLEKLKHGELLKSAKTVWSGRDAYIKKFERRRRFIREQQLAFLDKIASLF
- a CDS encoding cation diffusion facilitator family transporter, yielding MLGKDFSKTAGFWPVLAALLGNFFVGIAKFFGFLVSGSGALFSESIHSLADTANQSLLIIGVRRSVKQPTKLFPYGYGRERFIFALISACGIFFIGCGITVYHGLNSLIHPDLVHFKPVTLYILFLALLIESGTLWLAIRDIRKHFPKSKLKIILREADPTTLAVVYEDGLAVIGVLVALASIVLTYMTGQVYWDAIGSIIIGLLLGVAAIILINKNRHYLITKSIPKGLEDELIELIESDPFVEKVSDFKSAILDVDKYLIKCDIEFNASALAKELSEHGFLEDEYEEVKESYQNFMKFCVEYADRVPRMVGQKIDGLEKKIRQLVPQAVFIDIEIN
- a CDS encoding glycogen/starch synthase; the protein is MPKKLKIIHISSEVAPFSKTGGLADVARSLPKALHRLGHQVRIITPLYGQMIDKKKNKLKLLFANVPVFLNSAESIKVNYWQSELLPGLPVYFIENKKYFSKHKRLYGSSHENARFLVFNIAALKLISLLKFPADIVHCHDWQTGLIPYYLKTDFRYSKTLKNAKTIFTIHNLIFQLGHNWWEIPPEKKDYGRTRIPHLSDPNLENINFAKRAILSADIINTVSEQYREEIMTKKFGQDLNRILLNRQKRLFGIINGIDYNAYNPQNDKALVRRYNHQSLLGKFDNKRALQKKFGLPLNPELPIFCTTSRVTFQKGFALILKISQQLMRLDAQFIIIGAGDKHYLKDLQKLAKKYPKKLVVIPSHEKNQKYETLVYAGSDFFLLPSNHEPCGINQLIAMRYGCVPIVREIGGLYDTVENFSAGGQKGSGFTFKHEDEFAFYGAIIRALENYKNKKLWPSLVKRVMKQSNSWEIPAKKYLELYKKVLKADKA